A single Terriglobales bacterium DNA region contains:
- a CDS encoding thiamine pyrophosphate-dependent dehydrogenase E1 component subunit alpha, with translation MAKKNSHSPKQRAARKSPRADSSGKVAPIPSSNVNRLSRNGSRSAQRTYTIPDYRLEHLDIEIRQIPGEEVHYEVRGNLSAPVPPIRQSKYLSPEQCVEIYRWMLLNRKMEQALENLYKQGKVVGGVYFGLGQEACSCASAYALRSEDWLAPMIRNQGSLLVRGFSARDIMMQYMAKAGSPTHGKDASSHFGDIYQRQVVSPISTLGDLIPVLAGVALGARLQGRNIAALTYIGDGGQSTGVTYEGINFAAVQKLGLVLIVENNLWGYSTPADMQFSVKDLAERSIAYGIPGVIVDGTDPCQVYDATNEACERARRGQGPTLIEAKMMRMKGHAIHDAAEYVPKALLEYWRKRDPITRFENFLLQKKWLTPAQNQALIADVDRQLEADRDFAVNSPMPDPATTPLDAYCDGCHEIKPKYGVLKTAMPKGRVRQKPQDAAVHLK, from the coding sequence ATGGCGAAGAAGAATTCCCACTCCCCAAAACAGCGGGCCGCCCGGAAAAGCCCCCGGGCCGACAGTTCCGGAAAAGTAGCGCCGATACCATCCAGCAACGTAAATAGGCTGTCACGTAACGGAAGCCGCTCTGCCCAGCGTACCTACACCATTCCCGACTACCGCCTCGAGCACCTCGACATCGAAATCCGCCAGATTCCCGGCGAGGAAGTTCATTATGAAGTGCGTGGGAACCTGAGTGCCCCCGTGCCTCCCATTCGCCAGTCCAAATACCTCAGCCCCGAACAATGCGTCGAGATCTACCGCTGGATGCTGCTGAACCGCAAGATGGAACAGGCCCTGGAAAATCTTTACAAGCAGGGCAAAGTGGTGGGCGGGGTTTACTTCGGTCTCGGCCAGGAGGCCTGCTCCTGCGCCTCGGCCTATGCGCTTCGTTCGGAAGACTGGCTCGCGCCCATGATCCGCAACCAGGGCTCGCTGCTGGTGCGCGGCTTCTCGGCGCGCGACATCATGATGCAGTACATGGCCAAGGCGGGGTCGCCGACTCACGGCAAAGATGCGTCTTCACACTTCGGCGATATTTACCAGCGACAGGTAGTCTCACCCATTTCTACCCTGGGGGACCTGATTCCGGTGCTGGCGGGCGTGGCGCTGGGAGCGCGACTTCAGGGCCGCAACATTGCCGCCCTCACCTACATCGGTGATGGCGGCCAATCCACCGGGGTGACTTACGAAGGCATCAACTTCGCCGCCGTGCAGAAGCTCGGCCTGGTGCTGATCGTTGAAAACAATCTTTGGGGATACTCCACTCCCGCGGACATGCAGTTCTCGGTGAAAGATCTTGCGGAGCGCTCGATAGCCTACGGGATTCCCGGCGTAATCGTTGACGGCACCGATCCTTGCCAGGTTTACGACGCTACTAACGAAGCCTGCGAGCGGGCGCGGCGCGGCCAAGGGCCCACCTTGATCGAAGCAAAAATGATGCGCATGAAAGGACACGCCATTCACGACGCCGCTGAGTATGTTCCCAAGGCACTGTTGGAGTATTGGCGGAAGCGCGACCCAATCACTCGTTTCGAAAATTTCCTGCTGCAAAAGAAATGGCTGACGCCCGCTCAAAACCAGGCGCTGATCGCCGACGTTGACCGGCAGCTTGAGGCCGACCGCGACTTCGCAGTGAACTCGCCCATGCCCGATCCTGCGACTACGCCGCTCGATGCCTACTGCGATGGTTGCCATGAAATCAAACCGAAGTACGGCGTACTGAAAACTGCGATGCCGAAAGGCAGAGTCCGCCAGAAGCCACAAGACGCCGCAGTGCATTTAAAATAG
- the lipB gene encoding lipoyl(octanoyl) transferase LipB, with product MISVVQLGTLDYATGLRLQQSLVDLRKQEGIGDTLLLLEHSPVITLGRNASRNNLLASQELLAEKGVELFDCDRGGDVTFHGPGQLVGYPIFDLRGFQPKLGAVEFVRRLEEVIIRACADFGVAAQRIAGLTGVWTSGEVPAKIAAIGVHISRGVTSHGFALNVNTDLEYFNLIVPCGITSRPVTSLNKELQRQLALDKIAQSVAQHFGKVFAAEIRWLDTLDALLGRTVGVPLRPPAELRELHEEEIFLA from the coding sequence ATGATCTCTGTCGTCCAACTCGGCACGCTCGATTACGCCACCGGGCTGCGCCTTCAGCAGTCGCTGGTTGATCTGCGCAAACAAGAGGGAATCGGAGATACGCTGCTGCTGCTGGAGCACTCTCCCGTAATCACCCTCGGCCGCAACGCCAGCCGCAACAATCTCTTGGCCTCTCAGGAGTTGCTGGCGGAAAAGGGCGTCGAGCTCTTCGACTGCGATCGCGGCGGCGACGTCACCTTCCACGGCCCGGGTCAGCTGGTCGGCTATCCCATTTTTGATCTGCGCGGCTTCCAGCCAAAGCTCGGCGCAGTGGAGTTTGTGCGGCGGTTAGAAGAAGTCATTATTCGCGCCTGTGCCGATTTCGGAGTCGCCGCCCAAAGAATCGCCGGATTGACTGGCGTATGGACGAGCGGTGAAGTCCCCGCCAAGATTGCCGCCATCGGCGTTCACATCTCCCGCGGCGTCACCTCCCACGGTTTCGCGCTGAATGTGAACACTGATCTGGAATATTTCAACCTGATTGTGCCCTGCGGAATTACCTCCAGACCAGTGACCTCGTTGAACAAAGAATTGCAGCGTCAACTTGCCCTCGATAAGATTGCGCAATCGGTGGCCCAACACTTCGGCAAGGTCTTCGCGGCTGAAATACGCTGGCTGGATACACTCGACGCCCTGCTTGGCCGAACTGTCGGCGTACCCCTACGCCCTCCGGCGGAGCTAAGGGAGTTGCACGAGGAAGAAATCTTTCTGGCCTAG
- the lpdA gene encoding dihydrolipoyl dehydrogenase has translation MPDKTCDLAIIGSGPAGYTAAIRAGQWGLKTCLIEKDAKLGGTCLHVGCIPTKALLYSAEIYDHIKVAKEFGIEGITAPKINWDTIQQRKNKIVTKHTKGLEFLMRKNKVEVVAGYGRLTGPAKDGWITVEVSNDAGEKTAIRAKNVILATGSEARMLPGLQPDARVLTNIEILSLNSIPKSLVIVGAGAVGVEFASLYRSFDTEVTLLEMLPRLVPVEDEEISKELLRAFRKKGINCQPGAKVEKVEKTKNGVAVTFTAEGKQQKVEAEKILIAIGRKPRTENVGIEKTKIQLDRGFVKVNEWMQTAEPGIYAVGDIVAGLPQLAHAGAMEGITAVAKIAGRNARPVHPSRVPGCTYCEPQIGSVGLTEAQARERGMELKIGKFPFTANSKASILGAHEGFIKVVSGAKYEEILGVHIIGPLATELIAEAVAAMDLEATAQDLMWTIHAHPTLSEAMLDAANSVEGIAINV, from the coding sequence TTGCCTGATAAGACTTGCGATCTCGCGATCATCGGCAGCGGTCCGGCTGGCTATACCGCCGCAATTCGAGCCGGACAATGGGGGCTGAAGACCTGCCTTATCGAAAAAGATGCCAAGCTGGGCGGCACCTGCCTGCACGTTGGCTGCATTCCCACTAAGGCGCTGCTCTACAGCGCCGAGATTTACGATCATATTAAAGTCGCCAAAGAGTTCGGCATTGAAGGCATCACCGCTCCCAAGATCAATTGGGACACCATCCAGCAACGCAAAAACAAGATTGTCACCAAACACACCAAAGGCCTCGAATTCCTTATGCGCAAAAACAAGGTCGAGGTCGTGGCCGGCTATGGCCGTCTCACCGGGCCCGCAAAAGACGGTTGGATCACGGTAGAGGTTTCAAACGATGCCGGTGAAAAGACAGCCATCAGGGCGAAGAACGTGATTCTTGCCACGGGCTCAGAAGCCCGCATGCTTCCCGGGCTGCAGCCGGATGCGCGCGTGCTGACCAACATCGAGATTCTGTCTCTAAATTCCATTCCCAAATCCCTGGTCATCGTCGGCGCCGGCGCCGTGGGCGTGGAGTTTGCCTCCTTATATCGGTCTTTTGATACCGAAGTCACCCTGCTCGAGATGCTGCCGCGCCTGGTTCCGGTAGAGGATGAGGAGATCTCCAAGGAGTTGCTGCGCGCCTTCCGCAAAAAGGGCATCAACTGCCAGCCTGGCGCCAAAGTGGAAAAAGTGGAAAAGACAAAGAACGGCGTGGCGGTGACCTTCACCGCAGAAGGTAAGCAGCAGAAAGTGGAGGCGGAAAAAATCCTGATTGCTATCGGCCGTAAGCCGCGCACCGAGAATGTGGGAATTGAGAAGACAAAAATCCAGCTCGACCGCGGCTTCGTAAAGGTGAATGAATGGATGCAGACCGCTGAGCCTGGCATCTATGCTGTCGGCGACATTGTCGCCGGTCTGCCACAACTGGCACATGCTGGCGCCATGGAAGGAATTACTGCTGTGGCCAAAATTGCCGGACGCAATGCCCGGCCGGTTCACCCGTCCCGTGTCCCCGGCTGCACCTATTGCGAGCCGCAGATTGGCAGCGTCGGTCTTACCGAAGCCCAGGCGCGGGAGCGCGGCATGGAGCTGAAAATCGGAAAGTTCCCCTTCACTGCCAACTCCAAAGCCAGCATTCTGGGAGCGCACGAAGGCTTCATCAAAGTTGTCTCCGGCGCAAAGTACGAAGAGATTCTGGGCGTGCACATCATCGGCCCCCTGGCCACTGAGCTGATCGCCGAAGCGGTAGCCGCCATGGACCTCGAGGCCACTGCACAGGACCTGATGTGGACCATCCACGCTCACCCGACGCTGTCTGAGGCTATGCTCGACGCCGCCAACAGCGTGGAAGGCATTGCCATCAATGTGTAG